One window of Tenacibaculum maritimum NCIMB 2154 genomic DNA carries:
- a CDS encoding DUF2007 domain-containing protein, protein MLQNHVRIFTGSAILVNRLKFLLDEINITSIINNGIEAGRLAGFGTLAESVDLYILKKDVALASSTIEKFQKEITN, encoded by the coding sequence ATGTTACAAAATCATGTTAGAATTTTTACAGGAAGCGCTATTTTAGTAAATAGATTAAAATTTTTATTAGACGAAATAAATATAACTTCCATTATCAATAATGGTATTGAAGCTGGCAGATTAGCAGGCTTTGGTACGCTGGCTGAGTCTGTTGACCTATACATCTTAAAAAAAGATGTTGCACTCGCCTCCTCAACAATTGAAAAATTTCAAAAAGAAATTACAAATTAA
- a CDS encoding DUF2130 domain-containing protein: MNEIICPNCKKAFKVDEAGFADILKQVRDHQFEEELNNRLLLAEKEKQSALKLAEANLRNLFQKELAKRDRELTNFKARNHAEVTEKLARKEMEITNMRSKIQSAETEKKLEVSEAVKAIEKERDNLVNTLRIKETEKQLLEKSIKEQFTSKLAVKEQTIQMKDDEIARLKDFKLKLSTKMIGETLELHCEAEFNKLRATAFRNAYFEKDNDARRGSKGDYIYKETDNTGNEIISIMFEMKNENDETATKKRNEDFFAKLDKDRKDKNCEYAVLVSLLESDNEFYNTGIVDVSHKFDKMYVVRPQFFIPIITLLRNAAMNSMKYKAELNLIRNQNIDITNFEEKINSFKTGFARNYDLASRKFKTAIDEIDKTIIHLQKTKDALLSSENNLRLANNKAEGLSIKKLTYGNPTMKAKFNELND; the protein is encoded by the coding sequence ATGAACGAAATCATTTGTCCTAATTGTAAAAAAGCTTTTAAAGTTGATGAAGCGGGATTTGCCGATATATTAAAACAAGTTCGCGACCATCAATTTGAGGAAGAACTAAATAATAGATTGCTACTTGCGGAAAAAGAAAAACAAAGCGCTCTTAAACTTGCGGAAGCTAATCTTAGAAATTTATTTCAAAAAGAATTGGCTAAAAGAGACCGAGAATTGACCAATTTCAAGGCTAGAAATCATGCAGAGGTTACTGAGAAATTAGCTAGAAAAGAAATGGAAATAACCAACATGAGATCTAAAATTCAAAGTGCTGAAACTGAAAAAAAACTTGAGGTTTCTGAAGCTGTGAAAGCTATTGAAAAAGAACGTGACAACTTAGTAAATACGCTAAGAATAAAAGAAACTGAAAAACAGCTTCTTGAAAAGTCTATTAAAGAACAATTTACAAGTAAACTCGCCGTAAAAGAGCAAACTATTCAAATGAAAGATGATGAAATTGCACGTTTAAAAGACTTTAAATTAAAGCTTTCTACAAAAATGATTGGTGAAACTTTGGAACTGCATTGTGAAGCTGAATTTAACAAACTTAGAGCTACCGCTTTTAGAAATGCGTATTTTGAGAAAGATAATGATGCTAGAAGAGGAAGCAAAGGAGACTATATTTATAAAGAAACTGATAATACTGGAAACGAAATCATTTCGATTATGTTTGAAATGAAAAATGAAAATGACGAAACTGCTACTAAAAAAAGAAATGAGGATTTTTTTGCTAAACTTGATAAGGATCGCAAAGACAAAAATTGTGAATATGCCGTGCTTGTTTCACTTTTAGAGTCAGATAATGAATTTTATAATACTGGAATTGTTGACGTATCTCACAAATTTGATAAAATGTATGTAGTGCGCCCTCAATTTTTCATTCCTATAATTACACTGCTTAGAAATGCTGCTATGAACTCCATGAAGTATAAAGCAGAGTTAAATCTAATTAGAAATCAAAATATAGACATTACCAATTTTGAAGAAAAAATAAATTCTTTTAAAACAGGCTTTGCCAGAAATTACGATTTAGCTAGCCGTAAATTTAAAACAGCTATTGACGAGATTGATAAAACCATTATCCATTTACAAAAAACAAAAGATGCTCTTCTATCTTCTGAAAATAACTTGCGATTAGCAAATAATAAGGCGGAGGGGTTATCTATTAAAAAATTAACTTATGGAAATCCTACTATGAAAGCCAAGTTTAATGAGCTCAATGACTAA
- a CDS encoding DUF6630 family protein yields the protein MARIYYHKKELAGLPIKDDDLHLSLFNYLLNNATASKFKLQDSYITSFWGFKRKKIPCFKEVLILKDDIFYNSPEGSFYLPNGIIFYDKNDFNFPSKFYFISQINNQIELRKCNGGQHVKWFQIPELHKAVKAPNIFQKIKNTLIALKGNIDAAPSKKIKKELPPVSKLQEEALRKLVKYCIPNPKASTKTINFINALKKDRENYYSLLYFVITSLEDHLLNFIVRIDWKLEAEYVREEIQNILNKHYPNRNIQLPSYEKSIIISVEGVFKDLDDLLRKKGLQLSFIDTQSDEYIFIIHKTADEKKVKSTVHNIGYPCHSRSQLTASPNS from the coding sequence GTGGCAAGAATATACTATCATAAAAAAGAGCTGGCTGGTTTACCTATTAAAGACGATGATTTACACTTATCTTTATTTAACTACCTTCTTAACAATGCTACTGCTTCTAAATTTAAATTACAGGATAGCTATATCACTTCTTTTTGGGGATTTAAAAGAAAGAAAATTCCATGCTTTAAAGAAGTTCTAATTCTTAAAGATGATATTTTTTACAATTCTCCTGAAGGAAGTTTTTATTTGCCAAATGGAATCATTTTTTATGATAAAAATGATTTTAATTTTCCTTCAAAATTCTACTTTATAAGCCAAATTAACAATCAAATAGAATTAAGAAAATGTAATGGTGGGCAACATGTAAAATGGTTTCAAATTCCTGAATTACACAAAGCTGTAAAAGCTCCTAATATTTTTCAAAAAATAAAAAACACCCTAATAGCACTTAAAGGAAATATTGACGCTGCCCCTAGCAAAAAAATTAAAAAGGAATTACCACCTGTTAGCAAACTTCAAGAAGAAGCTTTAAGAAAACTAGTAAAATACTGTATTCCTAACCCAAAAGCTAGCACGAAAACTATAAATTTCATCAACGCTTTAAAAAAAGATCGAGAAAATTATTACAGCCTTCTTTATTTTGTGATCACTTCTTTAGAAGATCATCTTTTAAACTTTATCGTACGTATTGACTGGAAGTTAGAAGCTGAATATGTAAGAGAAGAAATACAAAATATTTTAAATAAGCATTACCCTAACCGCAATATTCAATTACCTTCTTATGAAAAAAGTATTATTATTTCTGTAGAAGGAGTTTTTAAAGATCTGGATGATTTACTACGAAAAAAAGGACTGCAACTCTCTTTTATAGATACACAATCTGATGAATATATCTTTATCATTCATAAAACAGCAGATGAGAAAAAAGTAAAAAGCACTGTACATAATATTGGTTATCCATGCCATAGCAGATCACAATTAACTGCATCACCAAATTCATGA
- a CDS encoding cytochrome-c peroxidase: MNFNFFCKRILLLIFTFSLFNCSKEAAVVKEVVVEEPDESDDEYEGLIREAKKYFDNPLPANAEIDANKLTNEKVALGKKLFLDVRLSKNNTISCASCHDLNKFGTDNLATSLGVAGRKGTRNSPTVFNAALHFTQFWDGRVGTVEEQAGMPILNHIEMAMDDEQSVVEKIQGIVEYKTFFKNAFPKEIEPVNFENITSAIAAFERTLLSPSRFDEFLKGDAKALTGKEKKGMFLFMTNRCVSCHDGPLVGGNKFRSFGSEENPYWVKTGSKNIDNGRYELTGEAVDRYVFKVPSLRNVTKTFPYFHDGSVADIEEAIRIMGEVQLNIDLEDDDIQAIKAFLNSLTGEVSI, translated from the coding sequence ATGAATTTTAATTTCTTTTGTAAAAGAATACTATTGCTAATTTTTACTTTTTCACTATTTAATTGCAGTAAAGAAGCTGCGGTTGTAAAAGAAGTGGTGGTAGAAGAACCAGATGAATCCGATGATGAGTATGAAGGATTAATTAGAGAGGCTAAGAAGTATTTTGACAATCCGCTTCCAGCAAATGCAGAAATAGACGCAAATAAATTAACAAATGAAAAAGTTGCGTTAGGTAAGAAATTGTTTTTAGACGTTCGATTATCTAAAAATAATACCATAAGTTGCGCTTCTTGCCATGATTTAAATAAGTTTGGAACAGATAATTTAGCAACTTCTTTGGGGGTAGCTGGTAGGAAAGGAACAAGAAACTCGCCTACTGTTTTTAATGCCGCATTGCATTTTACTCAGTTTTGGGATGGTAGAGTAGGCACAGTAGAAGAACAAGCAGGAATGCCAATACTTAACCATATAGAAATGGCAATGGATGATGAGCAGAGTGTAGTGGAAAAGATTCAAGGGATAGTAGAATATAAAACGTTTTTTAAAAATGCTTTTCCTAAAGAAATTGAACCTGTAAATTTTGAAAATATTACAAGTGCTATTGCTGCTTTTGAAAGAACTCTGTTGAGTCCATCTAGGTTCGATGAGTTTTTAAAAGGAGATGCCAAAGCATTGACGGGAAAAGAAAAAAAAGGAATGTTTCTTTTTATGACCAATCGCTGTGTTTCTTGTCATGACGGACCTCTGGTAGGAGGAAATAAATTTAGATCTTTTGGTAGTGAAGAAAATCCTTATTGGGTAAAAACAGGTAGTAAAAATATAGATAATGGGCGTTATGAATTAACAGGAGAAGCAGTAGATAGATATGTATTTAAGGTGCCTTCTTTAAGAAATGTAACAAAAACATTTCCATATTTTCATGATGGAAGCGTGGCTGATATTGAAGAAGCTATTCGAATTATGGGAGAGGTACAACTGAATATTGATTTAGAAGATGATGATATACAGGCTATAAAAGCATTTTTAAATAGTCTTACTGGAGAAGTGAGTATTTAA
- a CDS encoding HmuY family protein — protein sequence MKRIIFILAFITFLPIACTNSEKGIPEKDAGGTTTEEQSYLDPKVNEFVKVEKNDDGTILVNNLFTNPKDNKGNLVYVKFNLEQAKVVTGDDWDIAFFNRAIIVNGGEWTQGYISYTAHEPERTKEASVAVIDGDFNTMNSVPNNVVFKQDGKDKTAIDDRGKGMFDPYEMHDDHVIRAKKDKLLLIKTINGNYAKLKIEDIYKDGDHTGDMNEVLANKYPYYTFKYFYNTTKGDKTLN from the coding sequence ATGAAAAGAATAATTTTTATATTGGCATTTATAACTTTCCTACCAATAGCATGCACGAATAGTGAAAAAGGAATTCCTGAAAAAGATGCAGGTGGTACAACTACCGAAGAACAAAGCTACCTAGACCCTAAGGTGAACGAGTTTGTTAAAGTAGAAAAAAATGATGACGGTACCATTTTAGTTAACAACCTTTTTACAAACCCTAAAGATAATAAAGGAAACTTAGTTTATGTAAAATTCAACTTAGAACAAGCCAAGGTAGTTACTGGTGACGATTGGGATATCGCTTTTTTTAATAGAGCTATTATTGTTAATGGAGGTGAATGGACTCAGGGATATATATCTTATACTGCTCATGAACCTGAAAGAACTAAAGAGGCTTCTGTAGCAGTTATTGATGGCGATTTTAATACCATGAATAGTGTACCTAACAACGTCGTTTTTAAACAAGATGGAAAAGATAAAACAGCTATAGACGATAGAGGCAAAGGAATGTTTGATCCTTATGAAATGCATGATGACCATGTTATCAGAGCTAAAAAAGACAAGCTTTTACTTATTAAAACCATAAATGGTAACTACGCAAAATTAAAAATAGAAGATATTTATAAGGATGGGGATCATACAGGTGATATGAATGAGGTTCTTGCTAATAAATACCCTTACTATACTTTTAAATACTTCTATA